A portion of the Oxynema aestuarii AP17 genome contains these proteins:
- a CDS encoding DUF1517 domain-containing protein, translating to MLKLNAIVATLLTLVLVNELKIEPHAGKNITQWVQSNSLVLARRSSGSSSRSRSSGSRSRSSGSSSRSRSSGSRSRSSGSSSRSRTTSPSRTTSPSRTTSPSRSNTGGRVQGGSFNRTSSPKPSASPKPSPTPRSQPTTSPSTTSPSRSNTGGRVQGGSFNRTPSPTPTPTPTPTSVPSSPTYRTPQPRYNGSSSGNVYIINPEIEFESDEPNYQQPYYPAPAPTQPSVDNVDSGLKYNPEASPTSIPNTVPANPGTGQYNQTAPTPNYSGNLNTSTNAPRASRGFPWGFVLFLLVSGGVLGAIWYMMSKRGAGAAPANELDNDVVTVSKLQVALLASARQIQQQLNETSLSADLETPEGRCEFLQETALGLLRHPEYWVRAQAVSETVENRDKAGQRFQELSIEERSKFSAETFANVGGQVKYREALPDAGDELASYIVVTLLVGTEDDQPLFDQVYSDEELKAALQRAAAITPEYLLVLEVLWSPQEDTDVLTEEQLLTLYGDMVQI from the coding sequence ATGTTAAAGCTCAACGCGATCGTTGCCACCTTACTCACCTTGGTTTTGGTCAACGAGCTCAAAATCGAACCCCATGCCGGAAAAAACATCACTCAGTGGGTTCAAAGTAACTCCCTCGTCCTCGCCCGTCGCAGCAGTGGCAGTTCGAGCCGTTCCCGCTCCTCCGGTTCCCGTTCCCGCAGCAGTGGCAGTTCGAGCCGTTCCCGCTCCTCCGGTTCCCGTTCCCGCAGCAGTGGCAGTTCGAGCCGTTCCCGCACTACCAGCCCCAGCCGCACTACCAGTCCCAGCCGCACTACCAGTCCCAGCCGCAGCAATACCGGGGGACGAGTCCAAGGCGGCAGCTTCAACCGCACCAGTTCACCCAAACCCAGCGCCTCACCCAAACCCAGCCCCACCCCTCGCAGCCAACCGACCACCAGCCCCTCTACCACCAGCCCCAGCCGCAGCAACACCGGGGGACGAGTCCAAGGCGGCAGCTTCAACCGCACCCCTTCCCCTACACCCACTCCCACCCCCACTCCTACGTCCGTTCCCTCCAGTCCGACTTACCGCACTCCCCAACCGCGTTACAACGGCTCCTCATCGGGCAATGTTTATATCATCAACCCAGAAATCGAGTTTGAATCCGACGAACCCAACTACCAACAACCGTACTATCCCGCACCCGCTCCCACTCAACCCTCGGTTGATAACGTAGACTCCGGACTCAAATACAACCCCGAAGCCTCTCCGACCTCGATTCCCAACACCGTCCCCGCCAATCCCGGAACGGGTCAGTACAACCAAACCGCCCCCACTCCTAACTATTCCGGGAATTTAAATACCTCCACCAACGCCCCCAGAGCTTCGAGGGGATTTCCTTGGGGTTTCGTCCTCTTCTTACTGGTCTCGGGGGGCGTTTTAGGTGCGATTTGGTACATGATGAGCAAACGCGGTGCAGGAGCGGCCCCCGCCAACGAGCTAGATAATGATGTGGTGACCGTGAGTAAGCTACAAGTCGCCTTACTCGCCAGCGCCCGCCAGATTCAGCAACAACTCAACGAAACCAGTCTGAGCGCCGACCTGGAAACTCCCGAAGGACGGTGCGAATTTTTACAAGAAACCGCCTTGGGGTTATTGCGTCATCCCGAGTATTGGGTGCGCGCCCAAGCGGTTTCCGAAACAGTGGAGAATCGAGACAAAGCAGGGCAACGGTTCCAAGAATTATCGATTGAAGAACGCAGCAAATTCAGTGCCGAAACTTTCGCCAATGTCGGCGGACAAGTTAAGTATCGAGAAGCTTTACCCGATGCGGGAGATGAATTAGCCTCCTATATTGTGGTGACTTTACTGGTGGGAACGGAAGACGACCAACCGTTATTCGACCAAGTCTATTCCGATGAAGAACTCAAAGCGGCTTTACAACGGGCGGCGGCGATTACTCCGGAGTATTTGTTGGTGTTAGAGGTGTTGTGGAGTCCCCAGGAAGACACCGATGTTTTAACTGAGGAGCAATTGTTAACTCTTTATGGGGATATGGTTCAAATTTAG
- a CDS encoding ArnT family glycosyltransferase codes for MFAKTQTVLWLAAGLWSIAIAGLAFLWNLGSVSLIDETEPLFAEAARQMTVTGDWITPYFNGETRFDKPPLIYWLMAIAYQVFGVNEWAVRLPSASCAIVLTLFLFLTVRTFGLSHPWQRQMPRSNSVSSWLGAGLAATLFALNIQVIAWGRTGVSDMLLTACMDIGLLAFFWGYATGDPEEKSPILGVDLPQPLRNPNTWYFIFYLAIALAILAKGPVGIVLPALIIGSFLLYLGEFTTVVREMKLVWGLFLVGAIAIPWYVAVIVANGQSYIDSFFGYHNFERFTQVVNRHGEPWYFYLAVILLGFAPWSSYLPLGLARSGFWKRRRWQSQSRSRQLTFFAFTWFAVIFIFFTIAATKLPSYVLPLLPAAAILTSLFWSEEVENPSLNGEGRSGRSQSEGSAGSPRRFFHFSIGLNLLLLLLLAAVFFWSRQLLGRDPSMPEFRDLLQSSGLALRAAAILTITAGAIALSWWQGRSRPILAINLISFLLFFTVAVYPIYTLFDSQRQIPIRQMADRIVELRQADEEVIMVGFEKPSLVFYTRQPITFFRRSTDTREYVQNLARKSPASETLMILGYPNKIRGTGLRPPDYQVLAEAGNYRLIRVEKQEFLEF; via the coding sequence TTGTTTGCCAAGACTCAGACTGTTTTATGGTTGGCTGCTGGATTGTGGTCGATCGCGATCGCGGGGCTGGCTTTTTTATGGAACTTGGGTAGTGTCAGCTTGATCGACGAAACCGAACCTTTATTCGCCGAAGCGGCGCGCCAAATGACCGTAACCGGGGATTGGATTACTCCCTATTTCAACGGCGAAACGCGCTTTGACAAACCGCCTCTGATTTATTGGTTGATGGCGATCGCCTACCAGGTTTTCGGGGTCAATGAATGGGCCGTCCGCTTGCCTTCGGCATCGTGCGCCATTGTTCTTACTTTGTTCTTATTTTTGACGGTCCGCACCTTCGGACTGTCTCACCCGTGGCAGCGACAAATGCCGCGATCGAACTCGGTTTCCTCTTGGTTGGGGGCGGGACTGGCCGCCACTCTGTTTGCCTTGAATATACAAGTCATCGCTTGGGGACGAACCGGGGTCTCGGATATGTTACTGACCGCCTGCATGGATATCGGTTTGCTGGCGTTTTTTTGGGGCTACGCGACGGGAGATCCCGAGGAAAAATCGCCCATTTTGGGGGTGGATCTGCCACAACCGTTGCGAAATCCTAACACTTGGTATTTTATTTTTTATCTGGCGATCGCCCTAGCTATCCTCGCGAAAGGTCCGGTGGGGATCGTGCTTCCGGCATTGATTATTGGCAGTTTTCTGCTGTACCTGGGGGAATTCACCACGGTAGTGCGCGAAATGAAGCTCGTTTGGGGACTGTTCCTCGTCGGCGCGATCGCCATTCCCTGGTATGTCGCCGTCATTGTCGCGAACGGGCAAAGTTATATCGATAGCTTTTTTGGCTATCACAACTTCGAGCGCTTCACCCAAGTGGTCAACCGTCACGGCGAACCGTGGTATTTTTACCTTGCCGTCATCTTGCTCGGATTTGCGCCGTGGTCGAGTTATTTACCTTTGGGTTTGGCGCGATCGGGTTTTTGGAAACGGCGACGCTGGCAATCCCAATCGCGATCGCGGCAGTTGACTTTTTTTGCTTTCACTTGGTTTGCTGTTATCTTCATTTTCTTCACCATTGCTGCTACCAAGTTACCCAGTTATGTCTTACCCTTACTGCCTGCCGCCGCGATTTTAACCAGCTTGTTTTGGAGTGAAGAAGTCGAAAATCCTTCGTTAAATGGAGAAGGTCGATCCGGGCGATCGCAAAGTGAAGGCTCCGCCGGATCGCCCCGCCGCTTTTTCCATTTTTCCATCGGTTTAAATCTGCTACTTTTACTCTTACTCGCCGCCGTCTTTTTCTGGAGTCGGCAACTGCTCGGACGCGATCCGTCGATGCCCGAATTTCGCGATTTATTACAATCGAGTGGCTTGGCACTGAGGGCTGCGGCGATTTTAACTATTACCGCAGGGGCGATCGCCCTGAGCTGGTGGCAGGGGCGATCGCGCCCCATTCTCGCTATCAATCTAATTAGCTTTCTACTCTTTTTTACCGTCGCCGTCTATCCAATTTACACTTTATTCGACAGTCAAAGACAAATCCCGATCCGCCAAATGGCCGATCGCATAGTCGAACTCAGACAAGCCGACGAAGAAGTGATTATGGTCGGCTTTGAAAAACCGAGCTTGGTGTTTTATACCCGTCAACCGATTACCTTCTTTCGACGATCTACGGATACGCGCGAATACGTGCAGAATCTCGCCCGAAAATCACCCGCTTCGGAAACGCTAATGATTTTAGGCTATCCCAATAAAATCCGAGGGACAGGTTTGCGTCCTCCAGACTATCAAGTTTTAGCTGAAGCGGGCAATTATCGGTTAATTCGAGTAGAAAAACAGGAGTTTTTGGAATTTTAA
- a CDS encoding cyanophycinase, protein MQQLESQSLQPKIPQPLKNTVMVIGGAEDKVHGREILHTFFGRAGGVEARIAIIPCASREPSAIGDRYRTIFADMGAKAIELLDIRERSQGEDPRWQEYLEESTGVFMTGGDQLRLCALLADTPLMEKIRMKVREGKITLAGTSAGAAVMGHHMIAGGGSGESPNRSLVDMATGLGILPDVIVDQHFHNRNRMARLLSAIACHPDRLGVGIDEDTCAMFESDGTLQVMGKGTVNIVDPGDMFYTNESQVAASDPLSLYNLRVHILCHGDRYDLRQRTIVHPQSRPTP, encoded by the coding sequence ATGCAGCAGTTAGAATCACAATCCCTTCAACCGAAGATCCCCCAACCGCTAAAAAATACTGTCATGGTGATTGGCGGAGCAGAAGACAAAGTGCATGGCCGCGAGATCCTGCACACGTTTTTCGGTCGTGCGGGGGGAGTGGAGGCGCGGATTGCCATCATCCCTTGTGCCTCGCGCGAACCGTCGGCGATCGGCGATCGCTACCGCACGATCTTTGCGGACATGGGCGCCAAAGCCATCGAGCTGCTCGATATCCGAGAACGATCCCAGGGAGAAGATCCCCGATGGCAAGAGTATCTAGAAGAGTCCACCGGGGTATTCATGACCGGGGGGGATCAATTGCGCTTGTGCGCTCTGTTGGCGGACACCCCGCTCATGGAAAAAATCCGGATGAAAGTGCGCGAAGGCAAAATTACCCTGGCGGGTACCAGTGCGGGCGCGGCAGTGATGGGCCATCACATGATTGCCGGGGGGGGAAGTGGCGAGTCGCCCAACCGTTCCTTAGTCGATATGGCGACGGGCTTGGGAATTCTGCCGGATGTGATTGTGGACCAGCATTTTCACAACCGCAATCGCATGGCGCGGCTGCTTTCGGCGATCGCCTGCCACCCGGATCGCCTCGGGGTGGGGATCGATGAAGACACGTGCGCGATGTTTGAAAGTGACGGCACCCTCCAAGTGATGGGCAAAGGAACGGTGAATATTGTCGATCCCGGCGATATGTTCTACACCAACGAATCTCAGGTGGCGGCGAGCGACCCGCTCAGCCTTTACAACCTGCGGGTTCACATTCTCTGTCACGGCGATCGCTACGACCTGCGCCAGCGCACGATCGTCCATCCCCAATCGCGACCGACCCCCTAA
- the trmD gene encoding tRNA (guanosine(37)-N1)-methyltransferase TrmD: MRIDVITLFPELFAGPLQTGLLGKALAKQIAHINLVNPRDFTTDKHRKVDDEPYGGGVGMVMKPEPIFAAIESLPVLQRREIILMTPQGQPMTQSLFRQLSADYDQLVLICGRYEGVDERVMHLVTREVSLGDFVLTGGEIPALALIDGVVRLQPGTVGKRESVVADSFEDGLLDYPHYTRPAEFRGLKVPEVLLSGHHGAIARWRRQQQIERTRQRRPDLLQQWQLSSDSHDECP; encoded by the coding sequence GTGCGTATTGATGTCATTACCCTCTTCCCAGAACTGTTCGCCGGACCGCTACAAACTGGGTTGCTCGGTAAAGCCTTAGCCAAACAAATCGCCCACATCAACCTCGTCAACCCTCGGGATTTCACCACCGACAAGCATCGTAAAGTCGATGACGAACCCTATGGCGGCGGTGTCGGCATGGTCATGAAACCCGAACCGATTTTCGCCGCGATCGAGTCTTTACCCGTCTTACAACGGCGCGAAATCATCCTCATGACCCCCCAAGGTCAACCGATGACCCAAAGCTTATTTCGCCAACTAAGCGCCGATTACGACCAACTCGTTTTAATTTGCGGGCGCTACGAAGGTGTAGACGAACGAGTCATGCACCTGGTCACTCGAGAAGTCTCCTTAGGCGATTTCGTCCTCACCGGAGGTGAAATCCCCGCCCTGGCCCTCATCGATGGTGTCGTGCGCTTGCAACCGGGAACCGTCGGCAAACGCGAATCCGTCGTCGCCGACAGTTTCGAGGACGGCTTGCTCGACTATCCCCACTACACCCGTCCCGCCGAATTTCGCGGCCTCAAAGTTCCCGAAGTCTTACTCTCCGGCCATCATGGCGCGATCGCGCGCTGGCGCCGCCAACAACAAATCGAACGAACCCGCCAACGGCGCCCGGACTTACTCCAACAGTGGCAACTGAGTAGCGATTCCCATGACGAATGCCCTTAA